In Vicia villosa cultivar HV-30 ecotype Madison, WI linkage group LG7, Vvil1.0, whole genome shotgun sequence, the DNA window GTATAAACAATTTAAGTAATTTCTTATTAAATGAGCTATTTTGGAGAGCTAAAATGCTTATGATCATAAGCTGTTTATCACAACTAATTGCTAAACACACGTATAGGCATGTTATCTATTTACAAGTataatcaaatatatatatatatatatatatatatatatatatatatatatatatatatatatatatatatatatatatatatatatatatatatattcactttctAAAAGTGAGATTTGGATAAACTTCAATAAAAATACTCAAATACAAGAATCAAGTGTTGCAAAAACATGAATCACTAGAGtgaaatatgttttaaaaatagTCAAATTAGATTGGATATTGATTGAAAGGGTTATTGACTTCTTGCTTCATAATTcataagaatttttttattagtaAAGGAACATTTATCTTAATTGAGAAGCTTTTATAAGTTAATAAAAACATGGTTCCATGTCCTATTATTGGAGAAAGGTTGTGTAACCAATATGCTTATGAATAAGCTAAACTAGGTGAGTTGTAGCAACCTGTAAACTATGACACTGATAAAAATATTTCTGCAATGTTTAATTTATCTCTCAACTTCTAAATTGAATGCTATAGTTTTTTTGTCTTTGcaaattcttttttttataaaagttggTAGTTGCTGATTGttggaaatttttaaaaaaaaaaacgtaaAAGGGGCCAGCTTCATCCTAAGAAAAATATTATGAAAACTTGTTGTTTTAACTCTAAACACCACTAAAGTATATACCATTAAATATTCTCATTAAACACCACAAAGTTAAAAGTCAGCATCTACCTCTACCCAAACATAATAGTTAAAACACCATAAtctaatcaaaattaaaaatccTGCTTCAGACTAAATAACTTTGACAGAGTCACAAAGGACCACCAAACAACTCTACTGATAAAACTGATAAACAACAGAATCACAATATGAAACTACCACTCCTGATCACCTTAATCTCGGTATTGAATCTAAAACAACACCAGCACTtatcaaataaagaaaaacaaaaccaaaaccaaTAAACCTTATTTCAACAAAACTCAGCACACGCAAAATTAGTTTCTTATTCGTTTACGGTctacaaaagagaaaaaaagattagATTGGATTGCATACCTTGAAAACGTGAATCTTTGCGGTTTCTGGGTTTTTCGTTATTGATTTATTTGCCCTAACAAACCTTCTTTCTTTCTTGATTGCTTGAGAGAGGAACCGTAAGTGAGAAATTTCTTCTATGTTGTTTCGGTTAGAGCTTGAAGCTGGGTTCCGCCGTTTTGCTTACCTTAACCAGCTTCTGCTTCTAAGTGTAATAGGGTTTTAGCATTTgtcatttttggtttttttaaaatattattaatttagaattaaaattaatttataagtgAGAGGGAGATATGAGAGGGAAATGAAAATTTGTCAAAAATGATAAAGAGATGACGGAGGGAAATTGAAAACAAAATTAGATTAGCTTTATTTTTACTCAAATTCATTATGTTATATATATTAACTAAATCAATATGTAAATAAAATAATCTTTCTATATTTTGTATCATTGAAATCTCCTTTTGTTTTTGGCtaattcttattttaattatataaattttgatctatcaatttttaatttttttataatgaatttttatatacttatatataaaatagaaaaacatatgtattattataaatattttttataattgaaaaaaataaatatttgtatctattaaagatttttttttaaaatttatatctatatgtttattaaaaaaatatattaataaatttggGACAAAGAtaccaaaataattttaaaaaaatataattattttttaattttaaaaaatgcccaCAAGTTATCAGAACGAATTTAATCTTTTatataacaacaaaaaaatataaaacaattcCCTCACAAAATTTGTCACTAATAACCTGTTACACATTTATGAGGGAATTTGTGACTGAATGATTAGGGAGGGATAAAATTCATCTTAGAATTCCTCCCTAAATTTTCTCTTACCAAATTTGTGAGGGAATTTATGAGGGATTTTTTATGACGGAATAAATATGTCgtaaatatatttgtttatatgTGTACGTGACGTTTCAGCTATGTATACAACTTTCCCTCACAAAATCCCTCAGAATTAGTGAGGGATTTACTTCCCTCCCTAATTTCCCTctctaaattcaatttttttagtagTGACTCTAGCTATAAGGAGTATGCTGATTACCAATCCAAGTCAAGATGTATCTCCAGATACTCAATGATATCCCACACTCAAAAAACACATGTTGCATTGTCTCAATCTCGCTTATAACAAAaactgttttaatttataataaacaaaaaaaatcaatataaatattaaataaatattatataattatggttaaaaaatgtatattaatttatactaattaataaataaaaaattcaatgtTGATCATGTTCGTGTTTTCCCTCTGAAAACCTTTTCACTTTAATTTTTAAACTTGATAAACATAATATTAATAAGTTTTAAATTATTTAggaagtaaaaaaataataaaaaaattaataaaatgacaTGGAAAAGAAAACGATTCTTTAACATTTATCATGCTAAGTCACAACATATATGCCATGTATTTAATAAAAACTATTAAATTTTTAGATGAAAAATGGATATGGGAAtcaaaagtgtttaaaaaataaatagaggtACTCATTTTATGAGTTGGACAAAATaggaaaattaaaattgtaattacgataataatattttatatttactttGTAATTATAATTACAACTATTTGTAGCTATATCGCCTTTTTGGAAATATGTTTGagataatagtaaaataaatatatttcttaATATTACTAAAAATGAAATATGTAAGGGAAGATTTAAAAAGTATTAAACAGAGATCAAAATTGTTTATgctctttttaaaattttaaataatatatatatatatatatatatatatatatatatatatatatatatatatatatatatatatatatatatatatatatatatatatatatatatatatatatatatatatatatatatatgtgtgtgtgtgtgaaaagagttatatttactccaagagtaagttattatagcttactccacatcttgaccatttattattttcaatggttaaaaataataagtaattaaatttggagagagaaaactattctttattattttttaccaTTAGAATGAAAGTAATTAATGGTTAACATGTGGAgtaaattataataacttactctttgagtaaatataaccctcctatatatatatatatatatatatatatatatatatatatatatatatatatatatatatatatatatatatatatatatatatatatatatatttggtataTTCAGGCCATTACAAAGGAAATTGCTCAAGTACAAACTTACATGATGTAAAATTATGAGGGTTTTATATATAAGAATAAATcattaattaaaaacattacaGTAAGcactaatatttaaaaaattgaaaaataaatacttttttcaaattgaaaaatgatcaaataaaccTGAAATGTCAAATAATTATTCTCAAGAAAGTGAATATCTCAAACATTAAAAAGTATAAGATAAATCAATAAAATTGCAGACTGCAAATTACTTAATGTTAAAACTAATCAATTTTATAGCAAAAGCTTCTCAGCTAAAATCTACATTGCTATTTTTCAAATCTTCTACGAAATCTTCAATCATCCCATAGCCACCACAAATAACACAATAGCTCATCACCGTTAAACACCACCCCCATTAAATACTGATAGCAACAACATGTACAACCAATAACACAATAACGAATAGCGAAgataacaaaacaacaaaaatggaGAAATTTCACTGTGATTCATTCTTTTGCTTGTTGATGTTGTATGCAAAGAGAGATAAGGAATAGAAAAACATGAAATCCAAGCCGATCTTCGTATTTGTGATAAACAACGAATAGAAAAAGGAATCACATGGGCAAAATGACAAATCATATGACAAAAAATACGATAAATAATGAATAGAAAAAGGAATCAAGAGTAAGGGAAAAACAACAAATTGAAAAAGGAATCAGGTGTGAAATGACATATTTGAAGATgataaaaaacaaatagaaaatgaATCAATAGTAAGTGAAAAAAATTGATACCTTTTGATCTTCTGCTAATTTATGATACGTGAAATTGAAAATGAGGGATTTGTAATAGAAAGTTAGGGTATAAAATATGAAGAGTTTGCATTGTATAAAGAAAGAGTTAATGTTTGCATTGGTAATAGTTGAAATATGCATCGATAATAGTTTAAAAGAAGAATAATAACGTGTATAAAGAAAGGAAGAGTTGAAATAATCATTATTTTCCCTTGGGCTTTGGTAAATAGAAAGTTTTATTTGATCAGTAATAATGCAATAGATTTAAGTTATGTCAATTTATTTGAATCAGatgatttataattatttttttaaattaatataattatctgTGTAATTGACTTTTATGCCTTGAAATTGGAAGTTGAAATTTTTTTCACGTGAATAACAATGAGTGTATTAATTGTAATTGGCCTCATTAAATGTGATATTTCAAACTTCCCAATTATCAAtcgttattgtattttattattttgatttttttagtttaattatttaaaactagTAATGACTATTATGCCCTGAAAATCTGGTTAATCTATTGATTTGATCTTGATTAAAATGTAATTAGAtgaggtttttgtttttttatattgttaGTAGATGTGTTTGACACTTTAGTTGGGCACTTTAGTTGGTGTTAATGAGTATTTGTTAATTCATTATCCAGCATAGGGTAAAACTATTATTAATAacgaattttattttttattgaaatgtaaatgaaccGACCCAATCTTATGCTGTGATAGCAACACAAGGTAGTTGACGTTATTAATCTTTTCTGTGACTTTGACCGAATGAATGAACCCACATGAAGTTGATTGGGCTATAAGCTTTTTGTTTTCTTGTGTTTTGTCATTTTCCTGCTTGCTCTTATAATTTTCGAAAACCCCAAAGTTTTATTATTATGCAATCACTTCATATGGATCACAATAGTGTACTATTTGAGAAAGTATGAATAACCCTCCAAAATATTTTATGCATTCCCACCGTTTTTCTAAAATTGTGTTGCCATAATATTATTCTACAGCACATCACCCATTGGATTACCACTCCACTCATTTTTCAGTCAAATGTATTTCATagaaatacaaaaatataattcaaaatactcctttaaaaatctttaaaaattattaaaaatgtaaTCAAATTGCACTTCTATAAATTAATCTTTAAAAATGTAATCGAATTGCACTTCtataaataatctttaaaaatgTAATCAAACTCAATCAATAATCTTTAAAAATGTAATCAAATTGCACTTCTATAAATAATCTTCGTGCTTCCTATAAGCTATTCTTTGGGAAGGAATGTTCCTAAAAACATCTTTGTTCCAAGCTTTAAGATAATTCTTCAGAATTTTAAGCTTTTGAGCTAGAATAAACATGGGACAACCAACGATCGGAGTGACCCACACCTTGGAAATAAGATCTTTGCAACTGTCATTAAGGGTCCATATTGCCAAAAACTTGAATTGTGAGGCCTTACAAAACAAAGAGAAATAAGCATCAAAAAGAATTGGATGATGATCCGACCCGATATTAGGCAGCGAAGAAACCGACATGGTAATAGAAGAATTGAACCAATTGTTATTTCAGAAAGGTCTGTCGAGCTTCCTTTCCAACGACTGATTCCCGTTATGACCATTTGTCCACGTGAAGAAAGCACCATTGGTTGGAAATTCCATTGAATTGTTAAAATATGACATATGGGACTTGTTAGGACTAGGGCTACCCTTATGCTCATGCGCACCAAGGATGTAGTTAAAATCCCCGATGAAACACCAAGGAACATCCAGATGATTATTATGAATATAAGAAAGATCACGCCATCAGGAACGTCTAGGAATGTTTGCAATTAGAAGAATAGACCGCTGAAATGACAAAATAAACTTGTTGGTCAGAGATATCCACCTGAACCGGATCCAGCGAATTCCTACAGATGAACCATAAATTAGGTTTTGAACCTACTCTAGAATTAACAGCAAAAATTTTGAGATCCGGATTGCTCCAAAATCTCCAAGGGAAATTAGTTTGAGACATCCACGGCTCCGCGATAAAACAAAAGTCTGGATTATGAGTTTTATGTAAAATTTTCAATGCCAACCCAGTAGGGGAGTTAGCAAGACCCCTCTCGTTCCAGAAAAGGCACTTCATAAGGAAAGGTTGCAAGGACCAGCTTTGGATCTGGTACAATAACCCTCACTAGATTTGGATTTTTGTCTCATCTTTTATTTCCGcgactttttttttttcataaataacaCTTGTATTAGAatagagtactaggggtactcaacCCTTACAAGAGAGAAGCAATATACCAACAGAATTCAAATACACAACAGAGGGTTTTTAAACCACTCATAGAGATTACATTTGATTCTATCCTTAGCTGCAATTGCGAGCCACCACCAAGAATACCAAATGATCGAATAAAATAATTCATCACTATCAAACACCGCATTGTTGAATATCATGTTGTTTCTCATCTTCCAAATGCACCACCAAGCTGTCAACCAAATGGCTGCCACCCTTTTAGTTGGAATTCTGCCCGACAACATATTCACGGCTATCAGAAGCTGGCTGCAACAATCAGCCGCATAAAAATTGTCTATATCCAGCCATTGAGCTATGTTTCTCCACAATCTTTGAATCATAGGACACAACATGAATAGATGGGGGTTATCTTCCTTTTGCTGCTCACAGAAAATACATGTATCTTCATGTATATGCTGAATAATCCTTCGCTTTAGCAATTGATTCCTTGTCGGTAAGCTGTCCCTCAGCATCCTCCAACCAAACAGCTGGACTTTGGATGGAATCTGGGCCTCCCAAATGACCTTCAGCCCTTGTCCGAAGCCGTCTTCCGGCACTGCAACACCAAGATCCTGCATAATAATATTGTAACAAGACCGCACCGTAAAGCACTTAGACGCATCAAAAGGCCATATGAGAACATCTTCAACATTGCGTCTCAGATTTACATCCCTCAATAAAATTCGCAACTCTTCCAATTCGGTTATTGCATCCAGTCCAAGAACTTCTTCCGCTCTGATCACAGTCCAGAACCAAACATTACCTCGCCAATACCCCATATTTATCACCTTATCTTCTTTGAATACAGTTTCTTGATACAGACTTGGATAAAGTGTAGCCAAAACTGCACCAATTCAGTTCCAACATTTTCAAACCATCAATAGCATCTTCATTTCTAACCACACCTTTAGCCAAATTCCCCCAAGACTCCTTAAGAAAACGGGAATTCGAATCAAGAGTTTCTGGAACAAAATCCTCAGAGCCATGCAATCAGTTTAAATAATCAGTTTGTAAACTGTGATTTAAAAAAACTGATTATTTAAACTGgttgttttaaattaataataaatagttAATTCTTAAATAAAAGTAGTAATTGTTTTATAACAGTAACAATTTTAACATATTCTCTCAAGTATATGATCGATCACCTTtatctctctttctttttatATACATATAGTTTAGACAAAACATAAGGTCATTGATAACTACTACCACacagaaacacacaaaaaaataTCCGAATAATTTATATTTTCCACTACCACTTATACTAACGTTAAGTTAGTTTACGTTAAGTTGCATGTAATTACGTtgagttaattaaaataaaattgattttaaatattaaattgattttacaaAGTTGGTATTAATTCAAcatgaataaaatatttatgtgagaaaatggtttaaaaagttaatattaattcaaagtgagtaaaattgattttaagtatTGAATTAGTTTTGAGAGAAACTAGTTTAAAAttagtttttctaaaaaattggttttttttttaaaaccagtTTAAAACCTAACCGATCCACATGTAAATCGGTTTtatgaaaatgttttttaaatccaaaccaaaccatatatatggttcaatttAGTTTGGTTTTTGATTCATGCACACCCCTATTCAAAATAAGCATAGTTTTCTCTTttgttcaatttttaaaatttttggtatGACTCAAAAAAATAGGAGAACTAATAATAAACACGAAACCACACATAAAGACTCGACAACACATGATAAAGACTCAACTAAAACACCTTATAGGCCTCATAATCAACAACTTCTGTCTGTTCCTCCTTGAGTTCAGAATCAGAGTTACAAGAGTCAAATCACGATGCATTCAGACCCCATACTAATCAGGAAAGGAGGAATGCTCCCTTTGAACCGATTCATATACCATATGATCAACGTTTACCATAATCGATTCAGAATTCACTGGTGTTTTCCAAACCTCTCAAGACTTTGCTACCACTGTTCTCACCTGATTATGAGCCACACATAAATTATGGATATCATGTCAGATTAATGGGGCACTCCGTTGAAGATTATAGGGAATTCCTagttaaatttcaaaaattgatcGACGACAAGAGCCTAGTCTTTGAAGAGGATGATCCAAATGCTAAATACCATACTAGAAAAGTGTGGCATTCTACAGAAGAATGCAAGGGTCTTAAGATCAAAATTCAGAGGTTGATTTACACAAGGTCACATACACTCAAGAAAGAAGAATCAGATGTAAATATCTTGATTCCTGAGTCATACAATGCGGAAAGCAAGGGATCTCTAAAACCCCTTAAGACCCTATATCACAAGGAAAGTATCTGACATATTACGGGTGTGATATCACTGTTTCCTTATGATGGCGTTGAGGTAACACCATGGAGTTACAATGACACAACCCATGCAGGTGGAAAGAAACAGAAAATGGATACATTCAATGAAGAGTCTAAGGGAGAAAACTTTGAGGACTACCGTACCAATTCCAACGAATATGATGACCCCAATCTCTGAATGGATAACAAGGCTAACCAAACAATGAATCGAaacctgaaaaataaaaaaatattgtttagaATTTCCATAAAATATGTGATTATATTGAAAATACCTAAAAACTTatctaaaaaaatagaaaatgcgCCAAGATCTGAGGGTGGCCTACCCAATCTTGGACATGGCCAAGACCGTCACGCAACGTAGAAATCAAGTTAAGCTTTTGACATGGATGGCGATTCTCTTTTCCGCACCATTTTCGCATTTGTTCATAGATGAAAATCCCAGGAGCgacaaacacaaacacacacacacacacacacacgtgtGTGTGTGTCTGATTTTGTGTCTAGTTGAAATATTTCCTTTCACACGATCGTCATCCAATCAAAGGACAAGTGGACTCTGCGCACCTGTACCCGCTCGGCCACTACATGGTCGAGCCCATGAAAGACCTGTATCTGCTTGTCCAAGAGAAGGTCGATAGCATATGGGACGCTTCTGTGATCAAATCACAAAGTATAGGATGCAGCAAGAGTAGCCTTAGACATTAGTCTTTGCAGTGTGTATTCCACTCAAACATTGTAAATTGCAAATATATTTTGGCTCTTTTCTTACATGTATGACATTTGGAAACCCATATGATAATAGCATGCAATTTAATAAtcaattttttctataaatacgaatgttttaatagatgaatGTTAACATGGTGAAGTTGACATATTAGTCTATCATAATGAACATGGAAAATAACCATTCatttaacaaaaaaattcaaTGGTCAAGATTGACTATGAGTGACCTATTAAATAAGTGACATGTAAGAAAACATGTATTTTTAATGGGTTTAATATATGATACCCCTGCCAAACAAGCGAGATTTGATTTTTCTCCcataaaaaaatttgtgattCCCCCTTGAGAAACCCAAATTCCAAATTGCGTCCCCCCTCATTTTTTTAAAtccatgttatttttttaatagttttatatttatatatatattatttttatttacggTTTCTtaacttaatttttattaatatttgatatattttcttttaataatttaaataatatatttgggCCTAAGCCCATTTTTGCATTGTGTATAGGGATGGCAaacagacccaaacccgcggggcccacccgcacccgaacccgagtcaacgggtgaaaacccgagttgactgggtttgggttcgggttcgggtgccacccgatatttcgggtgcgggtttggatagtgtgaaacccgcgcccgaaacccgaaatcacacccgaatatatatatatatatatatatatatatatatatatatatatatatatatatatatatatatatatatatatatatatatatatatatattatggaaagttgtaagaaaattgtaagaaaaatatagtttatgtattttgttgcgggtttgggtgaaaaaaccagaacccaacgggtgtgggcgtgggtgttattttgtcacccgaatagcTTTGTATTTTTGATTTTGTTATAACAATATATTGATTCATTTTGTGTATTGTTGTGATAATGGATCAGTTAGCTAGAAGAGTAGTTTTGTGTATTGTTTtgattttgttataaaaatttattgaatCGTATGGTGATCATTTTTCCAGGTACAGATCCACTGCCATGGTGATGATGAACAGTAACTGAGTTTAGAAGTTGGTTTTGGAAGTGTAGAAGTCCCACATCGATTGGTGTAGAGACAATAATACTCTTTATATACCAAACACACATTTTTTTTGCAATCAAATGAGAATGGGTTGAGACTAAATAGGCTATATGAAACGAAACCAGTTTAAAAAttgtaaaacaataaaaatacataagcatgacaaaaaatattttaaacacaTTTTTTATGGAGTAATTTAAACAACTAATTATTATAATAACTTCAGTTCAGTCGTTGtgacattatttatttatttgagtatTCCTATATAAAACAATgatacaataattaattaaattcataaataattttttataataaatttaaagttaagaaaaaagaATATGGTTTATATGCTCCCCAAGTGTGATTTCCATCTTTGCTCTTCATTCAAGCTTCCTATTCAAAatcagttttattttttttttggaagctagaTTATCGAAtttcattttaaaacaaaacaaatatttagaAAAAGTAAATACATCAAACAAACAATATTAAACAAAAAgtaaattctttgttttatccaAGAGAAATATTCACTTGTTCCTATGATAGATGCTACATACTCCCTCCGGCctgaattataagcaaatattctctttttaagttcattgagtaatgaatgtatctggtcttttatgtagaccagatacattcattactcaatgaacctaaaaagagaatatttgcttataattaagGCCAGAGGGAGTATAATTTTAGAAACCACGTTAAGCGTGATGATAGAAAGCGCGTCATTATTTATTAAGCTTTACAATATATATAGAGAACATATTGTGTTCCTTTTATTTTCCATCAGCAATCCTCTAAAATTTTGTGAAAACCTTCCATGGCGATGAAGATAAAGTTCTTACTTCCCAAACTCTTGATAATTTTTTTCTGTTGTTGGTTGTTGGCGGTTACATGGCTCCACCGTCACCCCCAAAACCAATAGTTATCACGGATCACTCTCCACTTCCTCCTCCATTGGCTCCTCTAGAAACACCTCCTCCGACCACCaagaatatcatttttattttctttggtgGGTTTCTCACTAGAGTTATCGTGGGATTATCTCTTTGGGGATCATTCACCCTCTACATAAAGTGGAAAAGGGAGTTTGCAACATTTGGTGATTTCGCCAATCTTCTCAACAAGTAGTGGTTGAAGTTTTCGGTCTGACCTATatgaaaaacacacacacacatatatatatatatatatatatatatatatatatatatatatatatatatatatatatatatatatatatatatatatatatatatatatatatatatatatatgtaatagACTTTAATGTTTGggctttaaaaataaaactagtaaaggacccgtgcgaagtctatataaataataaataaatatatataaaatgtatgcaaattaaaatgaaaaaatatttgaaattataattgtcatataaatattaatttaatctagttagaaatatatactttagtagaaaaaataaatgaaataattaagtagtcatctacaCGTGCGTTCGCACGCATCGTACAATATCGTTATAAATATATCATGAATAGtcatttacccgtgcgttcgcacgcatcatacaatatcgttataaatctatcatgagtagtcatctacccgtgcattcgcacagATTGCataatgttataaataataaataaatataatatatgtggttatatttatttgatttggtaacaggtaccaaaaatttttgtccaaattttgttgattgtcactcatacccctatcttattataagcatttgaaatctttttcacttattttaaattaaaatttcaatatatttaatagatttatttttttcaaaaatatcagtTATAAGTTAATATgtacataaaaaaataaaggacTTTTTTCAAAAATGCATTGGAAAAAGAAATTTTTCTTTCAACTGAATGACCAAAGCAAAACCGCGCGTCGGCCGGCCGAAATCTACGGCGGTGCCGCCCCAAAGTTCAGTGGAACACATCA includes these proteins:
- the LOC131619210 gene encoding uncharacterized protein LOC131619210, with amino-acid sequence MGYWRGNVWFWTVIRAEEVLGLDAITELEELRILLRDVNLRRNVEDVLIWPFDASKCFTVRSCYNIIMQDLGVAVPEDGFGQGLKVIWEAQIPSKVQLFGWRMLRDSLPTRNQLLKRRIIQHIHEDTCIFCEQQKEDNPHLFMLCPMIQRLWRNIAQWLDIDNFYAADCCSQLLIAVNMLSGRIPTKRVAAIWLTAWWCIWKMRNNMIFNNAVFDSDELFYSIIWYSWWWLAIAAKDRIKCNLYEWFKNPLLCI